In Desulfobaccales bacterium, a genomic segment contains:
- a CDS encoding gas vesicle protein GvpG, which translates to MFLIDDILMAPARGLFWIFKEIHHAAEEEQANEADAITAKLSDLYMMLETGQMTEAEFSAAEKSLLDRLDAIKERADGGKEEDEEDEMVVIRK; encoded by the coding sequence ATGTTCCTGATCGATGACATCCTCATGGCGCCCGCCCGAGGCCTCTTCTGGATTTTCAAGGAGATCCACCACGCCGCCGAAGAAGAACAGGCCAACGAGGCAGACGCCATCACTGCCAAACTCAGCGACCTATACATGATGTTAGAGACGGGACAGATGACGGAAGCGGAATTTAGCGCCGCCGAAAAGTCCCTCCTCGACCGCCTCGACGCCATCAAGGAGCGGGCAGACGGCGGAAAAGAAGAAGACGAAGAAGACGAAATGGTTGTGATACGTAAATGA